AGCTCCCTCTTCGCGCTCGCCCACCTCGCCGAGGACCCGTGGCTCATCGCCTACTACTTCGTGTTCGGCATCTCGGCGACCGTCTCGGCCCGCATGACCGGCGGCCTCGAGGCGCCCGTGCTGATCCACGCCCTCAACAACACGCTGCTGTTCCTCCCCACGGCGCTCCTCGGCCAGATGTCCGAGTCCATGGACCGGAGCGCGGGCACCGGCGGCCCGTTCATGCTCCTGCCGATGGCGGTCGTGCTGGGATCCGCGCTCCTCACCGGCTGGTGGGCGCGCCGTCACCGCGTGGAGACGGTCGCGCCCCGGCCCCTCACCGCGAAGGAGGAGCGGCGGGAGCGGGAGCGGGCGTGGTGGGACGGGGAGCGCCAGCGGCAGGCGTCGCTCGCCGCATGGTCCGCGCCCACAGGCCCGGCTGCGCCGTCGGCCTGAGCGTCAGCTGCATCGTGACGGTGCCGAGCCAGCGCCCGAACTTCCAGCCGACGCGGCCCATCCGGCCGCTCTCCGTGAACCCGAGCGACGCGTGCAGCCGGATCGAGGCGTCCGCGCCCTGGTCGGCGATGACCGCGATGACCTCGCGGATCCCCGCCTCCCGGCACGCCTCGACGAGCGCCTCCAGGAGCGCGCGCCCGAGCCCCTTGCCGGTGGACGCCGCGCCGAGGTAGATCGAGTCCTCCACGGTCGTCCGCGACGACCGCCGGTTGCCGACCGGCTCGACGAGCGCGTACCCGAGCACCTGCCCGGACGGCGACACGGCGACGAGGAACGGCATGCCCATGCGCTCGAGCTGGCCGAAGCGGCCGCGCCACCGGGCGAGGGTCATGCGCGTCTCGTCGAAGGTGACGGTGCTGTTCATCACGTAGTGGTTGTAGACCTCGCGGATGTCCGGGAGGTCGGACGTCGAGGCCGGCCGGATCTCGTAGGAGAAGACGGGCAGCGGCGGCGCGGGCTTCCGGAGGTGGGCGGGCAGGCGGCGCCTCGTCTGGTATTCCTCCTCGAGCATGCCTGGATCCTACGGGCAGCGCCGCGCCCGCTGTCGGATCCGGCCGTGCACGCTCAGAGCCGCCAGTCGACGGGATCCGCGCCCTGCTCCGCGAGGAGCGCGTCGGCCCGGCTGAAGGGCTTGGAGCCGAAGAACCCGCGCGTCGCGGACAGCGGGCTCGGGTGCACGGACGTGATCGACGGCACGGGCGCGAGCAGCGGCGCGAGCGATCCCGCGTCCTTGCCCCAGAGGATCGCGACGAGCGGGCCGCCGCGCGCCGCGAGCCCGCGGATCGCGCACTCGGTCACGGCCTCCCAGCCCTTGCCGCGGTGCGAGGCGGGCGCGCCCGGCCGCACCGTGAGCACGCGGTTGAGCAGCAGCACGCCGCTGCGGGTCCACGCGGTGAGGTCGCCGTGATCGGGGGTCGGGATCCCGAGGTCGTCGCGCAGCTCCCGGTGGATGTTGACGAGGCTCCGCGGCACGGGCCGCACGTCGGGCTCGACGGAGAAGGACAGGCCGACGGGGTGGCCGGGCGTGGGGTACGGATCCTGGCCGACGATGAGCACGCGCACGTCGGCGAGCGGCTGCTGGAACGCCCGCAGCACGCGGTCGCCCGCGGGGAGGTAGGGGCGGCCGGCGGCGACCTCGGCGCGCAGCCACTCCCCCATCCGCGCGATGTCGTCGGCGACGGGCGCGAGCACCTCGGCCCACCCGGCGTCCATGAGGCCGCGCTCGACGAGCTCGGGCAGGGTCAGCGCCATGGGCGGTGGGTCAGGACGCGCCGGCGGAGCTGACGGTGACGCCGGTCTCCGAGCCGATGACGGACCAGACGCTGCCGCGCCCCTCGACGACCAGCTGGCCCTCACCCACGATGAGCACGGTGCCCTCGTCGATGGCGACGCCGCCCTCGACGAGCCCCGCCTCGGTCGCGGCGATGAGGCGGGTGAGGGTGCCCCACTGGGCGGCGTGCACGTCGACCGCCACGTCGATGAGGCCGATGCCCTGCTCGACCGTGACCTCGTCGAGGTCCTCGCTCGCGGACTCCTGCACGACCTCGACGTCGCCGATGCGCCAGCCGCCGACGATGGCGGTCTCGGCGGCGACCGCGGCGCCCGCGGAGAAGCCGAGGTACGGGACCCCGGCGGTGACCTGGCGGCGGATCTCGCCGAAGACGGGCTCGAGCGCCTGGCGGTACGCGGGGGTCAGGCCGCCGCCGACGACGATGCCGTCGACGTCCTGCAGCTGCGCGACCGCGAAGGATCCGCCCTCCGGCGCCAGCACGGCGAACGGCTCGCACGCGCCCGCCGCGCGCAGCGCGGCGGCGTACCGGTCGAACTCCTCGGCTCCGAGGCCGTCGTGGACGAGGACCACGGCGACGCGGGCCGGCTCCAGCCGGGCGGCAGCGGTCGCCCTCGTCGTCGCCTCGGACAGGAACCGCGCGAGGAGGGGGGTGTCGTCATCCGACAGGCCGCCTCCGACCAGGTGCACACTCACCCCTCGACGGTACAGGCCGTGGGAGACCACGAGAGCCCGATCGGGGCCTCAGGAAAGACGAAACCCGGCACCTCCGTGAGGAGATGCCGGGTTCGGTGGTGCGATGTGACCCCAACCGGATTCGAACCGGTGTTACCGCCGTGAGAGGGCGGTGTCCTAGGCCGCTAAACGATGGGGCCGTTTTTGCAACTCGTCGAGTATGCCACAGCGCGCGCAGCCCGACCAAATCGAGCCCCGACCGGGCCGGATCCGCCCGGGAACGCGGCGATCGCGCGCCCCCGATCGCCGCCGGGCGACGCCCCCGCGCGCCGGTTTGCCCCCGCCGCCTCGACGGTGTTGGCTCCTGATATGCGATTGACGAAGCTCGAGCACGCCGCCCTGGTCCTGGAACTCTCGGGGCGCAAGCTCTTCATCGACCCGGGCTCCTTCACCACCCCGATCACGGAGGCGATGAACGCCGACGCCATCGTGATCACGCACGAGCACCCCGACCACTGGACCCCGGAGCAGCTCAAGCGGATCCTCGACAAGAACGAGGGCGTGCCGATCTACGCACCGGAGGGCGTCGCGGCCGCCGCGGCCGACTTCGACGTCACGGTCGTGCACGCGGGCGACGTGATCGAGGCGGGCGACTTCACGCTGCGCTTCTTCGGCGGCACCCATGCGGTGATCCACGAGTCCATCCCCGTGGTCGACAACCTCGGCGTCCTCGTGAACGACACGCTCTACTACGCGGGCGACTCCTTCGTCGTCCCGGAGGGCGTCGAGGTCGACCTGCTCGCCGCTCCCGCGGGCGCGCCGTGGATGAAGATCAGCGAGTCCATCGACTACGTGCTCGCCGTGAAGCCCCGCCGCGCGTTCCCCACGCACGAGATGGTGCTGTCCACCGCGGGCAAGGGCATGTCGAACGGGCGCCTGCAGTGGGCGACGGAGCAGGGCGGCGGCGAGTTCCACGCCCTCGAGCCCGGCGATAGCATCGACCTCTAGGCCCGGTCGGGCTCGACGAGCGGACGGGTGGACGGCATGGACGGTCTCGCCGCGGCGTCGCTCATCATCGAGTTCCTCACGTGGATCGCGCTCGTCCCCGGCATCCTGCTCTACGTGGCCGGCCTCTCGGTGCGCGTGCTCGGCCGGCGCTGGACGGCGACCGAGGGCCTCGTCGCGGACGGCCCTGCCGGCGGCGACGGCGCCTCGTCCCGGGTCCTCCGCTGGTTCGACCACGAGGGCGACGTGCACGAGGCGCAGGCCGACGCCCCCGAGACCCGCGACCTCCCCGTCGGATCCGACGTGCGCGTCTGGTTCTCGCCGCGCGCCCCGTGGCGGGTCCGCACGCACGCCCCCGAGCTCGACGGCCGCGCGCTCCGCGTGACCGGGCTCGTGCTCATCGGCATCGGCGCGCTCGCGGCCGTCGCCGGGATCGTGCTGCTCTTCCTCGAGTAGCGGCCGCCCCGCGACCGCCGCGGCTGGGGATCCGCCCGCCTGGTCGGGAGAGGCCCATGCAGCCGTATAGACTCCCCTCTCGAAGGGGAGTACTCCCATCCGGCGGTCGTGTCGTCAATACGGTCGGACCACTCCGACCCGTGCGACCGGTTCCGTGAGCAGAAGCTCGCGGGGTGGAGGAGACCTTCAGTACCCCACCGGACCCGACGCGGTCCGAGTACTGGAGAACCCTCATGGATGTCCCCTTCTGGCTCTGGGCCGCGACCATCGCGGCCGTCCTCGGCCTGCTCGTCTTCGACTTCTTCGCGCACGTGCGGAAGGCGCACGAGCCGACGCTGAAGGAGTCCGCCACCTGGTCGGTCGTCTACATCGTCATCGCGCTCGTCTTCGGCGTGGGCGTCGGCGTCTTCTCGAACTGGACCTTCGGCGGCGAGTACTTCGCCGGCTACGTGACGGAGAAGGCGCTGAGCGTCGACAACCTCTTCGTCTTCCTCATCATCATGTCGAGCTTCGCGGTGCCGCGGGCCTTCCAGCAGAAGGTGCTGCTCGTCGGCATCGCCATCGCACTCGTGATGCGCGGGATCTTCATCGCCATGGGCTCCGCGATCATCGACAACTTCTCCTGGGTCTTCTACCTCTTCGGCGCGCTGCTGCTCGTCATGGCCTACAAGCAGATGAAGGAGACGCACGACGAGGACGAGTCCGACTCGAAGCTCATCCGCGTGCTCCGCCGCTTCATCCCCACCTCGGACCACTACGACGGCGACAGGCTCACGACCCGCGTCGACGGCAAGCGCCTCTTCACCCCGATGTTCCTGGTGATGCTCGCCATCGGGCTCACCGACGTGCTGTTCGCGCTCGACTCCATCCCCGCGATCTTCGGCCTGACGCAGGAGGCGTACATCGTCTTCACCGCCAACGCGTTCGCGCTGCTCGGCCTCCGCCAGCTGTACTTCCTGATCTCCGGCCTGCTCGAGCGCCTCGTGTACCTCTCGCAGGGCCTCGCGGTGATCCTCGGCTTCATCGCCGTGAAGCTCGTGCTCCACGCCATGCACGTCAACGAGGTGCCGTTCATCAACGGCGGCGAGCCGATGCTGTGGGCCCCCGAGATCCCGATCTGGTTCTCGCTGTCGTTCATCCTCCTCACCATCACGGTGGCGACGATCGCGAGCCTCGCGAAGACGAAGCGCGACGCGACCGCGGTCGAGGGCACCGACCAGGCGGCCGCCGTCGAGGGCGAGAAGGCCCCCGCCGACGCGGACGACGACGCGGCCCGCGGCTCCGGCCGCAGCCTGGACGCGGACGCCCCGCGCCGCTAGCGCTCCCCGCTGCCCGCACGAGCACGACGCCCGCTCCCGGATCCCGGGGGCGGGCGTCGTCGTGCGTGCGGCAGGTCAGCCGAGCCGCGTGCCGCCGATGCCGCCGTCGACGTCCAGCAGCGCGCCGTGGACGAAGGCCGCCTCGTCCGAGACGAGGAACCGGACCGCGAACGCGATGTCGACGGGACGCACGGGCACGCCCGCCACGGTGCTCGCGGTCATCGCGGCCACCGCGTCCGCGTCCGCCGCGTTCCCCGGCGTGGACGTCGCACCGGGCGCGACCGTGTTGACGTGCACGCCGCGCGGCCCGTACTCCGCCGCCCACGTGCGCGTCATCTGCTCGATCGCCGCCTTGGACGCCGTGTAGGCCGCGCCGAACGGGATGCCCACGCGCGACATCCACGATCCGACGTTCACGATCGCGCCCGTGCCGCGCTCGGCCATGGCGGGCGCGAGCTCGGCGACGAGCACGTGCGGGGCGCGCACGTTGACCGCGAGGATCGCGTCGAGGTCGGCATCGGCGAGGCCGGAGGTCGCGCCCACCGGGTAGAGACCCGCGTTGTTCACGAGGATGTCGACGCGTCCGCCGAGGGCCACGGCGGCGTCGCGGGCGAAGGCGCGGATGCCGTCGTAGCCGCCCGCGAGGTCGGCGGGGACGGCGTGGGCGGCGCCGCCGGCCGCCGTGATGGCGTCGACGACGGCGCGGGCGCGGTCGACGTCGCGGCCGCTGACGACGACCTCGGCGCCGGCGGAGGCGAGCACGCGGGCGACGGCCTCGCCGATGCCGCTGGTGGATCCGGTGACGATCGCGGTGCGACCGGCGAGCCGGGTGTCGGGGACGAGGGACTGGAGGACTTCTTCGTTGGACTGCATGGTCCAATTGATAGCACGCGCTGGACCATCCGGTCCACAACGGTAGGATCGGGGCATGGCCGAGCCGAGGATCACCGAGCGCGGGCGCCGCACCCGCCAGCGGATCATCGAGGCGACGGGCGAGCAAATCCTCGCCACCGGCATCGGCGGCACCACCCTCGACGACGTCCGCGCAGCGACCCTCACCAGCAAGAGCCAGCTCTTCCACTACTTCCCCGGCGGCAAGATCGAGCTCGTGCGCGAGGTCGCCGAGTGGGAGGGGCGCCAGCTGCTCGAGGCGCAGGAGCCGCACATCCACGACCTGGGCTCCTGGGAGTCGTGGGAGGCGTGGCGCACGGGCCTCGTCGACTACTACATCGGCCGCGGGCGCTGGGCCTGCCCCATCGGGTCGCTCGCCACGCAGGCCGCCGCCGTCGACGCGGAGCTCGAGCGCACGATCGCCGGGTCCATGCGCGCGTGGCGCGCGTTCCTCGCCCGCGGCGTGGAGCGCATGCGCGAGGCCGGTCTCGTCGAGCCGAGCGCGGATCCCGACCGCATCGCGACCGTGATCCTCGCGGCCATCCAGGGCGGCCTGGTGCTCAGCCAGCCGGAGCGCTCGGCCTGGCCGCTGGAGGCCGCGCTCGACACCGCGCTCGCCCCCCTGCACGTGCTCCGCTCCCCCGCCGCATGACCCGTCGCACACTTTCGCGCGGAGCCGCGGCTGCACCCGGCGTAGGTTCGGAGCATGGAATTCAGATACCTCGGCAACTCCGGCTTCAAGATCTCCGAGATCACCTACGGCAACTGGCTCACCCACGGATCGCAGGTCGAGAACGACACCGCGACCGCGTGCGTGAAGGCCGCGCTCGAGGCGGGGATCACCACCTTCGACACCGCGGACGTGTACGCCAACACCAAGGCGGAGACCGTGCTCGGCGAGGCGCTCAAGGACGAGCGACGTGCCTCGATCGAGATCTTCACCAAGGTCTTCGGCCCCACCGGCCCCAAGGGCAAGAACGACACGGGCCTCTCGCGCAAGCACATCATGGACTCCGTCGAGGGCTCGCTCCAGCGCCTCCAGACCGACTACATCGACCTGTACCAGGCGCATCGCTTCGACTACGAGACGCCCCTCGAGGAGACGATGCAGGCGTTCGCCGACGTCGTCCGCCAGGGCAAGGCGCTCTACATCGGCGTGAGCGAGTGGACGAGCGAGCAGCTGCGCGCCGGCCACGCGCTCGCGGAGCAGCTGGGCTTCCAGCTGATCTCGAACCAGCCGCAGTACTCGGCGCTCTGGCGCGTCATCGAGGAGGAGGTCGTGCCCACCTCGAAGGAGCTCGGCATCTCCCAGATCGTGTGGTCCCCCATCGCGCAGGGCGTGCTGACGGGCAAGTACAAGCCCGGCCAGGAGCTGCCGTCCGGATCCCGCGCGACCGACGACAAGGGCGGCGCGAACATGATCAAGCGCTTCATGAACGACGACACGCTCTCCCGCGTCCAGGAGCTGCAGCCCGTCGCCGACGAGCTCGACCTGTCGCTGGCGCAGCTCGCCGTCGCGTGGGTGCTGCAGAACGAGAACGTGGCGTCCGCGATCATCGGCGCCTCGCGCCCCGAGCAGGTGCACGAGAACGTCAAGGCCTCCGGCGTCAAGATCCCGGCCGAGCTGCTCACCCGCATCGACGACGCCCTCGGCGACATCGTGGAGAAGGACCCGCGCAAGACGGAGGACAGCTCGCCGAAGACGCGCGAGGTCTGACCAGCGCTCCCTCCCTGCACCGCCGTGCGGCCCCGCCCGAGACCATCGGGCGGGGCCGCACGTGCATCTCCCGGTCATCCGGCGGACAGACCCCGCCCCGGGCTCCCCCAGCGCACGCGGCGTAGGCTCGGAGGATGGAATTCCGCTACCTAGGCAACTCAGGCTTCAAGATCTCCGAGATCACGTACGGCAACTGGCTGACCCACGGGTCGCAGGTCGAGAACGACACCGCCACGCAGTGCGTGCAGGCGGCCCTCGAGGCCGGCATCACCACGTTCGACACCGCGGACGGCTACGCGAACACCGTCGCCGAGAAGGTCCTCGGTGACGCGCTCAAGGGCGAGAACCGGGACGGGCTCGAGATCTTCACGAAGGTCTACTTCCCGACCGGTGCCAAGGGCCACAACGACACCGGCCTCTCGCGCAAGCACATCATGGCGTCGATCGACGGCTCGCTCGAGCGCCTCCAGACCGACCACGTGGACCTCTACCAGGCCCACCGCTACGACTACGAGACCCCGCTCGAGGAGACGATGCAGGCGTTCGCCGACGTCGTCCGCCAGGGCAAGGCCCTCTACATCGGCGTCAGCGAGTGGACCCCCGAGCAGCTCCGCGAGGCGCACGGCCTCTCCCGCGAGCTCGGCTTCCAGCTCATCTCGAACCAGCCGCAGTACTCGGCCCTCTGGCGCGTCATCGAGGAGGAGGTCGTCCCCACCTCCGCCGAGCTCGGCATCTCGCAGATCGTCTGGTCCCCCATCGCGCAGGGCGTCCTCACCGGCAAGTACAAGCCGGGCCAGGACCTGCCCCAGGGCTCGCGCGCCACGGACGACAAGGGCGGCGCCGACATGATCAAGCGCTACATGAACGACGACGTCCTCAGCCGCGTGCAGGAGCTGCAGCCCGTCGCCGACGAGCTGGACCTGTCGCTCGCGCAGCTCGCGGTGGCGTGGGTGCTCCAGAACGACAACGTCGCCTCGGCGATCATCGGCGCCTCGCGCCCCGAGCAGGTCCACGAGAACGTCAAGGCCTCCGGCGTGACGATCCCCGCGGAGCTCCTCACCCGCATCGACGACGCCCTCGGCGACGTCGTGGAGAAGGACCCGTCGAAGACGAGCGACAGCTCGCCGAAGGGGCGCCTCGCCTGACCAGCGACCACCTGAAAACGACGAGGGCCCCGCTCGAGCAGATGCTCGGGCGGGGCCGTCGTCGTATCCCCGGTGAATCGAGAGGGGGAAAAGGGAAAGGCCCGGATATCCGGGCCTGTCATTTCCTGCTATCTCAGTGCTGGGGTACCTGGACTCGAACCAAGAACAAAAGAATCAGAATCTTCCGTGTTGCCAATTACACCATACCCCAAGGCCCCGATGCGCGATCGGGCCTCGTCGAGTGTAGCCCATCGGCCGGATCCGCGCCAAACCGGCGCGCGCCCGGCGGGCCCGCCGCGCGTCAGATCCGCGGCAGCAGGTCCCGGTTGATCGCGCTGGCGGCACGCGCGCCGAAGCCGGCCGCGATGATCAGCTGCTGCGGGCCCGGCTGCGAGCTGTCGCCCGCCGCGTAGACGCCCTCATGCGAGGTGCGGCCCTCGGCGTCGACGGCGATGTGGCCGTCGTCGTCGGTGTCGAGGTCGAGCCCCGAGAGGAAGTCGAGCGCGGTCGAGTAGCGCGGGCGCACGAAGCCGCCGGAGCGCGGCACCACGGAGCCGTCCTGCATCCGGATGCCCGTGACGACCGCGCGCTCGCCCTCGATGTCGGCGACGGGCCGGCGGTCGACGCGGATCCCGAGGGACGCGAGCCCGCGCTCCCCCGCCTCGTCGACGCGCGCGACGCCGTTCGTGAAGACGACGATGTCGCGCGACCACTGCGAGAGCAGCAGCGCGCGCTCCACGAGGTCGTCGGTCTCGCCGATGAGGAAGAGCGGCTCGTCGCGCTTCTCGTAGCCGTCGCACTCCATGCAGCTGTGCACGGCGGTGCCGTAGTACGCGCGGATGCTCGGCAGGTCGGGCAGGGTCTCCACGAGGCCCGTGGCGATGAGGATCCGGCGCGCGTGCACCTCGCGGTCGGGTGCACGCCGCACGCCCTTCGCGCGGACCGTGAAGCCGCCCTCGGCGGGCTCCGCCGACTGCACGACGGCGAGCTGGAACTCGCCCTCGTCGTAGGACTCCACCTCGACCTGGCCGAGCTTGCGGAGCTCGAGCGGGGAGATGCCGTCGCGCGTGACGAAGCCGTGCGACATGAGCGTCGCGGCGTTCCGCGGCCGGCTGCTGTCGAGCACGAGCGTGCGGCGGCGGGCGCGCACCAGGTTCAGCGCGGCGGACAGGCCGGCGGGACCCGCGCCGATGACGACGACGTCGTACGAGTCGCCGGTCGCGGCGGATCCCGCACCCGCGTCGTCAGGCACCGAGCATCCCCGCGAGGCGGTCGAGGCGCGCGATGGTCTCGTCCTTGCCGAGCAGCACCATCGACTCGAACAGCGGCGGCGAGATGCGGCGCCCGGAGACGGCGACGCGCAGCGGCCCGTAGGCGAGGCGCGGCTTCATGCCCATGCCGGTGATGAGGGTGTTCTGCAGCACCTCCTGCACGAGGTCGATGTCCCACTGGGTGCGCGGGACCCCGGAGAGCGCGCCCCGCGAGGCGGCGAGCACCTCGGGGGCGTCGTCCTTGAGCGCCTGGACGGCCTGGTCGTCGTAGGGCAGCGCGTCGGCCGTGGTGAAGAGGAACGAGAGCAGGTCGGGCGCCTCGCCGAGGAGCTGCATGCGCTCCTGCACGAGCGGGGCGGCCGCGTCGAGCATGCGCCGCTCGTCGTGCGTGAGCTCGGCGCCGACGACGCCCGCCGCCTGCAGGTAAGGCACGAGGCGCTGGGCGAAGTCCTCGAGCGCCAGCAGGCGGATGTGGTCGCCGTTCAGCGACTCCGCCTTCTTGAGGTCGAAGCGCGCGGGCGCGGGCGTGACGTCGGCGACGTCGAACGCG
The genomic region above belongs to Clavibacter phaseoli and contains:
- a CDS encoding GNAT family N-acetyltransferase; amino-acid sequence: MLEEEYQTRRRLPAHLRKPAPPLPVFSYEIRPASTSDLPDIREVYNHYVMNSTVTFDETRMTLARWRGRFGQLERMGMPFLVAVSPSGQVLGYALVEPVGNRRSSRTTVEDSIYLGAASTGKGLGRALLEALVEACREAGIREVIAVIADQGADASIRLHASLGFTESGRMGRVGWKFGRWLGTVTMQLTLRPTAQPGLWARTMRRATPAAGAPRPTTPAPAPAAPPSR
- a CDS encoding uracil-DNA glycosylase, yielding MALTLPELVERGLMDAGWAEVLAPVADDIARMGEWLRAEVAAGRPYLPAGDRVLRAFQQPLADVRVLIVGQDPYPTPGHPVGLSFSVEPDVRPVPRSLVNIHRELRDDLGIPTPDHGDLTAWTRSGVLLLNRVLTVRPGAPASHRGKGWEAVTECAIRGLAARGGPLVAILWGKDAGSLAPLLAPVPSITSVHPSPLSATRGFFGSKPFSRADALLAEQGADPVDWRL
- a CDS encoding Type 1 glutamine amidotransferase-like domain-containing protein, encoding MSVHLVGGGLSDDDTPLLARFLSEATTRATAAARLEPARVAVVLVHDGLGAEEFDRYAAALRAAGACEPFAVLAPEGGSFAVAQLQDVDGIVVGGGLTPAYRQALEPVFGEIRRQVTAGVPYLGFSAGAAVAAETAIVGGWRIGDVEVVQESASEDLDEVTVEQGIGLIDVAVDVHAAQWGTLTRLIAATEAGLVEGGVAIDEGTVLIVGEGQLVVEGRGSVWSVIGSETGVTVSSAGAS
- a CDS encoding MBL fold metallo-hydrolase gives rise to the protein MRLTKLEHAALVLELSGRKLFIDPGSFTTPITEAMNADAIVITHEHPDHWTPEQLKRILDKNEGVPIYAPEGVAAAAADFDVTVVHAGDVIEAGDFTLRFFGGTHAVIHESIPVVDNLGVLVNDTLYYAGDSFVVPEGVEVDLLAAPAGAPWMKISESIDYVLAVKPRRAFPTHEMVLSTAGKGMSNGRLQWATEQGGGEFHALEPGDSIDL
- a CDS encoding DUF3592 domain-containing protein, which produces MDGLAAASLIIEFLTWIALVPGILLYVAGLSVRVLGRRWTATEGLVADGPAGGDGASSRVLRWFDHEGDVHEAQADAPETRDLPVGSDVRVWFSPRAPWRVRTHAPELDGRALRVTGLVLIGIGALAAVAGIVLLFLE
- a CDS encoding TerC family protein, giving the protein MDVPFWLWAATIAAVLGLLVFDFFAHVRKAHEPTLKESATWSVVYIVIALVFGVGVGVFSNWTFGGEYFAGYVTEKALSVDNLFVFLIIMSSFAVPRAFQQKVLLVGIAIALVMRGIFIAMGSAIIDNFSWVFYLFGALLLVMAYKQMKETHDEDESDSKLIRVLRRFIPTSDHYDGDRLTTRVDGKRLFTPMFLVMLAIGLTDVLFALDSIPAIFGLTQEAYIVFTANAFALLGLRQLYFLISGLLERLVYLSQGLAVILGFIAVKLVLHAMHVNEVPFINGGEPMLWAPEIPIWFSLSFILLTITVATIASLAKTKRDATAVEGTDQAAAVEGEKAPADADDDAARGSGRSLDADAPRR
- a CDS encoding SDR family NAD(P)-dependent oxidoreductase — its product is MQSNEEVLQSLVPDTRLAGRTAIVTGSTSGIGEAVARVLASAGAEVVVSGRDVDRARAVVDAITAAGGAAHAVPADLAGGYDGIRAFARDAAVALGGRVDILVNNAGLYPVGATSGLADADLDAILAVNVRAPHVLVAELAPAMAERGTGAIVNVGSWMSRVGIPFGAAYTASKAAIEQMTRTWAAEYGPRGVHVNTVAPGATSTPGNAADADAVAAMTASTVAGVPVRPVDIAFAVRFLVSDEAAFVHGALLDVDGGIGGTRLG
- a CDS encoding TetR/AcrR family transcriptional regulator, whose translation is MAEPRITERGRRTRQRIIEATGEQILATGIGGTTLDDVRAATLTSKSQLFHYFPGGKIELVREVAEWEGRQLLEAQEPHIHDLGSWESWEAWRTGLVDYYIGRGRWACPIGSLATQAAAVDAELERTIAGSMRAWRAFLARGVERMREAGLVEPSADPDRIATVILAAIQGGLVLSQPERSAWPLEAALDTALAPLHVLRSPAA
- a CDS encoding aldo/keto reductase family protein, coding for MEFRYLGNSGFKISEITYGNWLTHGSQVENDTATACVKAALEAGITTFDTADVYANTKAETVLGEALKDERRASIEIFTKVFGPTGPKGKNDTGLSRKHIMDSVEGSLQRLQTDYIDLYQAHRFDYETPLEETMQAFADVVRQGKALYIGVSEWTSEQLRAGHALAEQLGFQLISNQPQYSALWRVIEEEVVPTSKELGISQIVWSPIAQGVLTGKYKPGQELPSGSRATDDKGGANMIKRFMNDDTLSRVQELQPVADELDLSLAQLAVAWVLQNENVASAIIGASRPEQVHENVKASGVKIPAELLTRIDDALGDIVEKDPRKTEDSSPKTREV
- a CDS encoding aldo/keto reductase family protein yields the protein MEFRYLGNSGFKISEITYGNWLTHGSQVENDTATQCVQAALEAGITTFDTADGYANTVAEKVLGDALKGENRDGLEIFTKVYFPTGAKGHNDTGLSRKHIMASIDGSLERLQTDHVDLYQAHRYDYETPLEETMQAFADVVRQGKALYIGVSEWTPEQLREAHGLSRELGFQLISNQPQYSALWRVIEEEVVPTSAELGISQIVWSPIAQGVLTGKYKPGQDLPQGSRATDDKGGADMIKRYMNDDVLSRVQELQPVADELDLSLAQLAVAWVLQNDNVASAIIGASRPEQVHENVKASGVTIPAELLTRIDDALGDVVEKDPSKTSDSSPKGRLA
- a CDS encoding NAD(P)/FAD-dependent oxidoreductase: MPDDAGAGSAATGDSYDVVVIGAGPAGLSAALNLVRARRRTLVLDSSRPRNAATLMSHGFVTRDGISPLELRKLGQVEVESYDEGEFQLAVVQSAEPAEGGFTVRAKGVRRAPDREVHARRILIATGLVETLPDLPSIRAYYGTAVHSCMECDGYEKRDEPLFLIGETDDLVERALLLSQWSRDIVVFTNGVARVDEAGERGLASLGIRVDRRPVADIEGERAVVTGIRMQDGSVVPRSGGFVRPRYSTALDFLSGLDLDTDDDGHIAVDAEGRTSHEGVYAAGDSSQPGPQQLIIAAGFGARAASAINRDLLPRI